From Solea senegalensis isolate Sse05_10M linkage group LG19, IFAPA_SoseM_1, whole genome shotgun sequence, the proteins below share one genomic window:
- the slc2a6 gene encoding solute carrier family 2, facilitated glucose transporter member 6 isoform X1 has product MSTDMKEETPLLKRRLTSSESQINNSKLFLAVFSAVIGNFSFGYSMVFSSPVLPKLKSPSADPGLRMNTEQAAWFGSIYALGAAAGGLGAMLLNDLIGRKLSIMMSAVPSAIGYMLMGGAMNLWMLQVGRFLTGVAGGMTAASIPVYISEVSHKGVRGALGSCPQITSVSGSLALYALSLVVPWRYLAVIGGVPPVLMVVLLVFMPSSPRRLLSLGREEKAKIALRWLRGSNYDTSIELRAIQHSIDTQTTVTLSQLGTPVFYRPILIAVVMRFLQQMTGITPILMYLESIFAESKVSLPAQYDAAIVGAIRLLSVIVAASLMDKAGRKALLYTSSMLMFLSTLTLTMISHTTPCPPGPNPLNLTMGSDHSLNDSIGNALEASQHGSASIIPLISTMVFIFGYAMGWGPITWLLMSEVLPLVARGVASGLCVTVSWLTAFVLTHSFTHLVDRYGLYVPYLCFTVVCVICLLFNAVCIPETRSRSLEEIENYFRTGRTFTIRRSHSTAQPPVQ; this is encoded by the exons ATGTCAACAGATATGAAAGAAGAGACTCCTCTACTGAAGAGAAGACTGACATCCTCTGAATCCCAG ATCAATAACTCAAAACTATTCCTGGCGGTTTTCTCGGCTGTAATAGGGAACTTCAGCTTTGGTTACTCTATGGTTTTCTCATCGCCCGTCCTCCCAAAACTCAAGAGCCCCAGTGCAGATCCAGGGCTCAGGATGAACACTGAGCAGGCCGCCTGGTTTGGCTCCATCTACGCACTGGGTGCAGCCGCTGGTGGACTGGGGGCCATGCTGCTCAACGACTTGATTGGACGGAAACTGAGCATCATGATGTCAGCAGTACCGTCAGCTATTGG GTATATGCTGATGGGAGGAGCAATGAACCTGTGGATGCTCCAGGTGGGACGTTTTCTCACTGGTGTAGCTGGTGGGATGACCGCAGCATCCATTCCT GTTTACATCTCAGAGGTTTCCCATAAAGGAGTTAGAGGGGCGCTTGGCTCCTGTCCTCAGATCACTTCCGTGTCTGGGTCCCTTGCGCTCTATGCTCTGA GTCTGGTGGTGCCGTGGCGATACCTGGCAGTAATTGGGGGGGTTCCTCCTGTGCTGATGGTCGTGTTGCTTGTGTTCATGCCCTCGTCTCCCAGGAGGCTGCTTTCCTTGGGCCGAGAGGAGAAGGCTAAAATAGCTCTCCGCTGGCTCAGGGGAAGTAACTACGACACCAGCATTGAGCTCAGAGCCATACAA CACAGCATCGACACACAGACTACAGTCACACTGTCCCAGCTCGGCACACCTGTCTTCTATCGGCCGATCTTGATCGCTGTAGTGATGCGTTTCCTGCAGCAGATGACAGGCATCACACCCATTTTGATGTACCTGGAGTCCATCTTTGCTGAAAGTAAAGTCTCTCTGCCAGCCCA GTATGATGCAGCCATTGTTGGTGCAATCCGCCTCTTATCTGTTATAGTAGCAGCCAGTTTGATGGACAAGGCAGGACGCAAAGCCCTGCTGTACACATCAAGCATGTTGATGTTTCTATCCACTCTGACTCTGACCATGATCTCCCACACAACTCCATGCCCTCCAGGCCCCAATCCTCTAAACCTCACTATGGGTTCGGACCACAGCCTCAATGACAGCATCGGAAATGCTTTAGAGGCAAGCCAGCATGGTTCAGCAAGCATCATTCCTCTCATCAGCACCATGGTGTTTATTTTTG GATACGCCATGGGCTGGGGCCCAATAACATGGCTGCTGATGTCAGAGGTGTTGCCGCTGGTTGCCAGGGGCGTGGCCTCGGGcctgtgtgtgactgtcagcTGGTTGACGGCCTTCgtgctcacacactcattcacacacctgGTGGACAGGTATGGCCTGTATGTGCCTTACCTGTGCttcactgtggtgtgtgtcATCTGCCTGCTGTTCAACGCAGTATGCATCCCAGAGACTCGCAGTCGCTCGCTGGAGGAAATAGAGAACTACTTCAGAACGGGACGTACGTTCACCATCAGGCGCAGTCATTCCACTGCACAGCCCCCAGTACAGTAG
- the si:ch211-157c3.4 gene encoding lipopolysaccharide-induced tumor necrosis factor-alpha factor homolog-like isoform X2 — translation MSGKQELPPYIIPEQSQSDGVKVYHLHTPFTPPPTHQGSVSLGAPGAGQNTDDGKSKFVSYDSDLGRNPGMTTCTSCQQQVLTNVTYKAGTYAWLMCLLFICCGLVLCCCLIPFFMKNFKDAYHTCPRCNRVLHVDKKKCCK, via the exons ATGAGTGGAAAACAGGAGCTCCCTCCCTACATCATACCAG AACAGAGTCAATCTGACGGAGTGAAGGTCTACCATCTGCACACGCCTTTCACGCCTCCCCCCACACATCAAGGCTCTGTCTCTCTTGGTGCACCAG GAGCAGGCCAGAATACTGATGATGGGAAATCAAAGTTTGTGAGCTACGACTCAGACCTCGGACGGAACCCCGGCATGACGACCTGCACTTCCTGCCAGCAGCAGGTCTTGACCAATGTCACCTACAAGGCAGGGACATACGCCTGGCTCATGTGCTTACTCTTCATCTGCTGTGG attaGTCCTGTGCTGCTGCCTGATTCCATTTTTCATGAAAAACTTCAAGGACGCGTACCACACATGCCCCCGCTGCAACAGAGTGCTGCATGTGGACAAGAAGAAGtgctgtaaatga
- the LOC122785521 gene encoding pentraxin-4, whose translation MCFTPTHPDGDPGSQQHLSQLCCTMSSLKPSDWPLILVHMLLLHLHPVDAQGIDSVSQKLRRLNEQFQQFQALTQARLDMLAMNQNRNSSWELESRVHTLQEHFHHMSQDLEQIKQSTTQEIEGLREWSRKLEKKSKRIEGRMSLMERNLRESHRHVQEEKPDLGQDFSNLSQELQNQEERLAALQAQRDELLVGLNGLQDSLKKQVLRVNRVEGQLGEVLHLNGGGNIRSSAREGGALQPNVTSQEYYEPHRRGKTHRGGRPGKILGGYHQPSTEEISATSQPEAKPYQHHASNQPQHLKAQKPGPQPYSLPQTQEQYTNPKPQSVDYLPLPDPHHPQSQIQLQAQTRPYPVKQEQLPFHHSVPYHHVQTQIKQPLQPQRHPHLHNPNHSSKPQPMSRVQTQPGKNGQSRTRLEPQSEPYQPRSSRWKDEKEEESSVIHDILQLPLRHKIPQRPIPKKDASICNVDSMLVFPSASAENYVTFSSTLPVLPELSLCLWLRVENSHIGTLFSYATNENDNQLVLYGRNSSSSSTYSSPFSPSFHYSSSPSLDFVIGDPAYRRLSISSFLDARWHHLCIVWSSIQGRFWHYSDRRLTSSGSKFRKGWEIPGGGSVVLGQEQDTVGGGFDPAEGYAGQIAGFRVWNRVLSPFEVEGVAEGRGVPRGVVLDMEDIKEVHGEVQQVACECLEHCV comes from the exons ATGTGCTTCACCCCCACACATCCAGACGGGGACCCAGGCTCCCAGCAGCATTTATCCCAGCTCTGCTGCACCATGAGCAGCCTCAAGCCCAGCGACTGGCCCCTGATCCTGGTTCACATGCTTCTGCTCCATCTTCATCCTGTAGATGCGCAGGGAATTGACTCTGTGTCGCAGAAACTACGACGGCTCAATGAACAG TTCCAGCAGTTCCAGGCACTGACCCAGGCCCGTTTGGACATGTTGGCAATGAACCAGAACAGGAACTCCTCATGGGAGCTGGAGAGCCGTGTTCACACTTTACAAGAGCATTTCCACCACATGTCACAAGACCTGGAGCAAATAAAGCAGAGCACAACACAGGAGATAGAGGGTCTCAG GGAGTGGAGTAGGAAGCTTGAGAAGAAGAGTAAGCGCATAGAAGGTCGTATGTCTTTGATGGAGAGGAACCTTAGGGAGAGCCACCGCCATGTCCAGGAAGAAAAGCCTGATCTTGGTCAGGATTTCTCCAACCTTAGCCAGGAGCTTCAGAACCAAGAGGAAAGGCTCGCTGCTCTCCAAGCCCAACGAGATGAACTGTTGGTGGGGCTAAATGGGTTGCAGGACTCCCTGAAAAAACAGGTGCTACGTGTGAATCGAGTGGAAGGACAGCTTGGCGAGGTCCTGCATTTAAATGGAGGTGGAAACATCAGGAGTTCAGCAAGGGAGGGAGGAGCTCTACAGCCCAACGTCACCTCACAAGAATACTACGAACCACACAGAAGAGGGAAAACCCACAGAGGAGGAAGGCCTGGAAAGATTCTGGGTGGATATCACCAACCCTCCACAGAAGAAATCAGTGCAACGAGTCAACCAGAGGCTAAACCATATCAACACCATGCATCAAACCAAccacaacatttaaaagcacaaaaaccAGGACCTCAGCCATACTCTCTTCCACAGACACAAGAACAGTATACAAACCCTAAGCCCCAGTCCGTAGACTACCTGCCCCTGCCTGACCCTCACCACCCACAGTCACAGATTCAGCTGCAGGCCCAGACACGACCTTATCCAgtgaagcaggagcagctgcCATTTCATCACTCTGTACCTTATCATCATGTCCAGACTCAGATCAAGCAACCTCTGCAGCCTCAGAGACACCCTCATTTGCATAACCCAAATCATTCCTCCAAACCTCAGCCCATGTCCCGCGTTCAAACCCAACCTGGCAAAAATGGGCAAAGCAGGACTAGACTGGAGCCTCAGTCTGAGCCATATCAGCCCAGGAGCAGCAGGTGGAAAGatgaaaaggaggaagaaagtTCAGTGATCCATGACATCCTCCAACTTCCTCTGAGGCACAAGATCCCGCAACGACCAATTCCTAAAAAGGATGCAAGCA TCTGCAACGTGGACTCCATGCTGGTTTTCCCGTCTGCTTCAGCAGAGAACTACGTCACCTTCTCCTCGACTCTGCCTGTCCTTCCTGAgctttctttgtgtctgtggctGCGTGTGGAGAACTCACACATTGGCACACTGTTTTCCTAtgccacaaatgaaaatgacaaccaGTTAGTACTGTATGGACGcaactcttcttcctcatctACCTACTCTTCTCCATTCTCACCTTCTTTCCACTACTCTTCTTCACCCTCCCTGGACTTTGTCATTGGAGACCCTGCCTATCGCCGTCTTTCCATATCATCGTTCCTTGATGCTCGCTGGCACCACCTTTGCATTGTCTGGTCCTCCATCCAGGGTCGTTTCTGGCACTACAGCGATCGCCGTCTCACCTCTTCGGGCTCCAAATTCAGGAAGGGCTGGGAGATTCCTGGAGGTGGATCAGTGGTATTGGGGCAGGAACAGGACACTGTAGGTGGGGGGTTTGACCCTGCAGAGGGATATGCAGGTCAGATTGCTGGGTTCAGGGTATGGAATCGGGTGCTGAGCCCATTTGAGGTGGAAGGGGTGGCAGAAGGGAGAGGAGTGCCCAGAGGTGTGGTGCTCGACATGGAAGATATAAAGGAGGTCCATGGGGAGGTACAGCAGGTGGCATGTGAATGTTTAGAACACTGTGTCTGA
- the si:ch211-157c3.4 gene encoding lipopolysaccharide-induced tumor necrosis factor-alpha factor homolog-like isoform X1, which translates to MSGKQELPPYIIPVEQSQSDGVKVYHLHTPFTPPPTHQGSVSLGAPGAGQNTDDGKSKFVSYDSDLGRNPGMTTCTSCQQQVLTNVTYKAGTYAWLMCLLFICCGLVLCCCLIPFFMKNFKDAYHTCPRCNRVLHVDKKKCCK; encoded by the exons ATGAGTGGAAAACAGGAGCTCCCTCCCTACATCATACCAG TAGAACAGAGTCAATCTGACGGAGTGAAGGTCTACCATCTGCACACGCCTTTCACGCCTCCCCCCACACATCAAGGCTCTGTCTCTCTTGGTGCACCAG GAGCAGGCCAGAATACTGATGATGGGAAATCAAAGTTTGTGAGCTACGACTCAGACCTCGGACGGAACCCCGGCATGACGACCTGCACTTCCTGCCAGCAGCAGGTCTTGACCAATGTCACCTACAAGGCAGGGACATACGCCTGGCTCATGTGCTTACTCTTCATCTGCTGTGG attaGTCCTGTGCTGCTGCCTGATTCCATTTTTCATGAAAAACTTCAAGGACGCGTACCACACATGCCCCCGCTGCAACAGAGTGCTGCATGTGGACAAGAAGAAGtgctgtaaatga
- the slc2a6 gene encoding solute carrier family 2, facilitated glucose transporter member 6 isoform X2 produces the protein MVFSSPVLPKLKSPSADPGLRMNTEQAAWFGSIYALGAAAGGLGAMLLNDLIGRKLSIMMSAVPSAIGYMLMGGAMNLWMLQVGRFLTGVAGGMTAASIPVYISEVSHKGVRGALGSCPQITSVSGSLALYALSLVVPWRYLAVIGGVPPVLMVVLLVFMPSSPRRLLSLGREEKAKIALRWLRGSNYDTSIELRAIQHSIDTQTTVTLSQLGTPVFYRPILIAVVMRFLQQMTGITPILMYLESIFAESKVSLPAQYDAAIVGAIRLLSVIVAASLMDKAGRKALLYTSSMLMFLSTLTLTMISHTTPCPPGPNPLNLTMGSDHSLNDSIGNALEASQHGSASIIPLISTMVFIFGYAMGWGPITWLLMSEVLPLVARGVASGLCVTVSWLTAFVLTHSFTHLVDRYGLYVPYLCFTVVCVICLLFNAVCIPETRSRSLEEIENYFRTGRTFTIRRSHSTAQPPVQ, from the exons ATGGTTTTCTCATCGCCCGTCCTCCCAAAACTCAAGAGCCCCAGTGCAGATCCAGGGCTCAGGATGAACACTGAGCAGGCCGCCTGGTTTGGCTCCATCTACGCACTGGGTGCAGCCGCTGGTGGACTGGGGGCCATGCTGCTCAACGACTTGATTGGACGGAAACTGAGCATCATGATGTCAGCAGTACCGTCAGCTATTGG GTATATGCTGATGGGAGGAGCAATGAACCTGTGGATGCTCCAGGTGGGACGTTTTCTCACTGGTGTAGCTGGTGGGATGACCGCAGCATCCATTCCT GTTTACATCTCAGAGGTTTCCCATAAAGGAGTTAGAGGGGCGCTTGGCTCCTGTCCTCAGATCACTTCCGTGTCTGGGTCCCTTGCGCTCTATGCTCTGA GTCTGGTGGTGCCGTGGCGATACCTGGCAGTAATTGGGGGGGTTCCTCCTGTGCTGATGGTCGTGTTGCTTGTGTTCATGCCCTCGTCTCCCAGGAGGCTGCTTTCCTTGGGCCGAGAGGAGAAGGCTAAAATAGCTCTCCGCTGGCTCAGGGGAAGTAACTACGACACCAGCATTGAGCTCAGAGCCATACAA CACAGCATCGACACACAGACTACAGTCACACTGTCCCAGCTCGGCACACCTGTCTTCTATCGGCCGATCTTGATCGCTGTAGTGATGCGTTTCCTGCAGCAGATGACAGGCATCACACCCATTTTGATGTACCTGGAGTCCATCTTTGCTGAAAGTAAAGTCTCTCTGCCAGCCCA GTATGATGCAGCCATTGTTGGTGCAATCCGCCTCTTATCTGTTATAGTAGCAGCCAGTTTGATGGACAAGGCAGGACGCAAAGCCCTGCTGTACACATCAAGCATGTTGATGTTTCTATCCACTCTGACTCTGACCATGATCTCCCACACAACTCCATGCCCTCCAGGCCCCAATCCTCTAAACCTCACTATGGGTTCGGACCACAGCCTCAATGACAGCATCGGAAATGCTTTAGAGGCAAGCCAGCATGGTTCAGCAAGCATCATTCCTCTCATCAGCACCATGGTGTTTATTTTTG GATACGCCATGGGCTGGGGCCCAATAACATGGCTGCTGATGTCAGAGGTGTTGCCGCTGGTTGCCAGGGGCGTGGCCTCGGGcctgtgtgtgactgtcagcTGGTTGACGGCCTTCgtgctcacacactcattcacacacctgGTGGACAGGTATGGCCTGTATGTGCCTTACCTGTGCttcactgtggtgtgtgtcATCTGCCTGCTGTTCAACGCAGTATGCATCCCAGAGACTCGCAGTCGCTCGCTGGAGGAAATAGAGAACTACTTCAGAACGGGACGTACGTTCACCATCAGGCGCAGTCATTCCACTGCACAGCCCCCAGTACAGTAG